Proteins from one Periplaneta americana isolate PAMFEO1 chromosome 6, P.americana_PAMFEO1_priV1, whole genome shotgun sequence genomic window:
- the LOC138702235 gene encoding uncharacterized protein isoform X2 yields the protein MRMVTFHVVNNAVIHSLADMKKMVQKAIPRMDPVLLGLMSLITIILSTVALEVGTRVETTGRTSLRVKLNSSDAIAGILASGLLTIGDVKKNPYFFLPWLVLTLKGFISCEGPALLGLGYIIIPIDGFPAIVFFFACTFLFVEEICLWSEVLNICRWSWALYKKRLVWQKMKSEVDERQEGLLEMLNRVQNRDYIDKSREIPSS from the exons ATGAGAATGGTAACATTTCATGTCGTAAATAACGCTGTAATTCATTCACTCGCAG ATATGAAGAAGATGGTACAAAAAGCCATTCCACGAATGGATCCCGTATTATTGGGACTTATGAGTCTA ATCACCATCATCTTGAGCACGGTGGCGCTTGAGGTCGGAACCAGGGTCGAGACCACCGGCAGGACAA GCCTGCGAGTGAAACTGAATTCAAGTGATGCGATTGCTGGAATCTTGGCATCTGGTTTGCTGACAATTGGAGACGTAAAG aaaaacCCATACTTCTTCCTTCCTTGGCTGGTATTAACTCTGAAGGGCTTCATATCGTGCGAAGGTCCGGCGCTGCTTGGACTGGGCTACATAATTATCCCCATCGACGGCTTCCCAGCCATCGTCTTCTTTTTTGCCTGCACCTTCTTGTTCG TTGAGGAGATATGCCTTTGGTCCGAGGTGTTAAACATCTGTCGTTGGTCGTGGGCGCTGTATAAGAAACGTTTAGTGTGGCAGAAGATGAAGAGCGAAGTCGATGAAAGGCAAGAAGGCCTATTGGAAATGCTGAACAGGGTTCAAAATCGTGACTACATTGATAAAAGCAGAGAAATTCCCAGCTCTTAA
- the LOC138702235 gene encoding uncharacterized protein isoform X1 — protein MRMVTFHVVNNAVIHSLADMKKMVQKAIPRMDPVLLGLMSLITIILSTVALEVGTRVETTGRTSTLHCVPTGQCKWVSQNPQKKLGLRVKLNSSDAIAGILASGLLTIGDVKKNPYFFLPWLVLTLKGFISCEGPALLGLGYIIIPIDGFPAIVFFFACTFLFVEEICLWSEVLNICRWSWALYKKRLVWQKMKSEVDERQEGLLEMLNRVQNRDYIDKSREIPSS, from the exons ATGAGAATGGTAACATTTCATGTCGTAAATAACGCTGTAATTCATTCACTCGCAG ATATGAAGAAGATGGTACAAAAAGCCATTCCACGAATGGATCCCGTATTATTGGGACTTATGAGTCTA ATCACCATCATCTTGAGCACGGTGGCGCTTGAGGTCGGAACCAGGGTCGAGACCACCGGCAGGACAAGTACGTTACATTGCGTCCCGACAGGCCAGTGCAAATGGGTCAGCCAAAATCCGCAAAAAAAACTAG GCCTGCGAGTGAAACTGAATTCAAGTGATGCGATTGCTGGAATCTTGGCATCTGGTTTGCTGACAATTGGAGACGTAAAG aaaaacCCATACTTCTTCCTTCCTTGGCTGGTATTAACTCTGAAGGGCTTCATATCGTGCGAAGGTCCGGCGCTGCTTGGACTGGGCTACATAATTATCCCCATCGACGGCTTCCCAGCCATCGTCTTCTTTTTTGCCTGCACCTTCTTGTTCG TTGAGGAGATATGCCTTTGGTCCGAGGTGTTAAACATCTGTCGTTGGTCGTGGGCGCTGTATAAGAAACGTTTAGTGTGGCAGAAGATGAAGAGCGAAGTCGATGAAAGGCAAGAAGGCCTATTGGAAATGCTGAACAGGGTTCAAAATCGTGACTACATTGATAAAAGCAGAGAAATTCCCAGCTCTTAA